Proteins from one Mucilaginibacter jinjuensis genomic window:
- a CDS encoding DJ-1/PfpI family protein, giving the protein MKILFCCLLILLSVVTVQPASSQTKTAAKAKTAYFCDPCGNDCDKIAFDKPGKCPHCGMTLTLQDVATHEKNMNLKRLKVLFYLQDGVEVLDFAGPMEVFSYAGFDVAVVSKTKDPIVAQGVLKIIPQYSINDAPAADILAFFGGSAWNAVKEPSVIKWVQDAPKPQYYFSVCTGAFILGKAGMLDGLTVTTFHESIEGLQHDVPKAKVLSNVRFVDNGKVITTAGISAGIDGALHLVEKIRGRDVAVQIAKYMEYDKWVPAQGLVMKPVAATP; this is encoded by the coding sequence ATGAAAATATTATTCTGTTGTTTATTAATACTGTTAAGTGTGGTTACCGTACAACCAGCTTCTTCTCAAACTAAAACGGCGGCTAAAGCCAAAACCGCTTATTTCTGCGATCCCTGCGGTAACGATTGCGACAAAATTGCTTTCGATAAACCCGGCAAATGCCCGCATTGCGGTATGACCCTCACCTTGCAAGATGTAGCCACTCACGAAAAAAACATGAACTTAAAACGATTAAAAGTACTTTTCTACCTGCAGGATGGCGTAGAAGTTTTAGATTTTGCCGGACCAATGGAAGTATTTTCATACGCGGGCTTCGATGTAGCCGTTGTATCTAAAACCAAAGACCCAATTGTTGCACAGGGGGTACTAAAAATAATACCACAGTACAGTATCAATGATGCACCAGCTGCAGATATCCTGGCCTTTTTTGGTGGCAGCGCGTGGAATGCTGTTAAAGAACCGTCGGTAATTAAGTGGGTGCAGGATGCGCCTAAGCCACAGTACTATTTTTCGGTTTGTACGGGTGCTTTTATACTAGGCAAAGCAGGCATGCTCGATGGTTTAACCGTAACCACATTTCACGAAAGTATTGAGGGTTTACAGCATGATGTACCCAAAGCCAAAGTACTATCAAACGTGCGGTTTGTTGATAACGGAAAGGTAATAACCACTGCAGGTATTTCGGCGGGCATTGATGGTGCTTTGCACCTGGTAGAAAAAATACGCGGCCGTGATGTTGCCGTACAAATTGCTAAATATATGGAGTACGATAAATGGGTACCTGCACAAGGTTTGGTTATGAAGCCTGTTGCTGCTACACCTTGA
- a CDS encoding RNA polymerase sigma factor, producing MEALMISGNTKATREALFIALYQKAFPAAAKYVSKMGGSFDEAKDVFQDALVIYYEKAVSNQIAIHVNEKAYLLGITKNLWMQKYREDRPNVPFDSADIDTAFEDANEPATEKLMHYLETAGQKCMELLKSFYYDNLPVKKLADLFGYTSTHSATVQKYKCLEKVRDTVKQKSLTYEDFLK from the coding sequence ATGGAAGCATTAATGATTTCCGGAAATACCAAAGCAACCCGTGAGGCACTTTTTATAGCATTGTATCAAAAAGCCTTCCCCGCTGCCGCAAAGTATGTAAGCAAAATGGGTGGAAGCTTTGATGAAGCCAAAGACGTATTTCAGGATGCACTGGTGATTTATTACGAAAAAGCAGTAAGCAACCAAATTGCCATCCATGTTAATGAAAAGGCTTACCTGCTGGGCATCACCAAAAACCTGTGGATGCAAAAATATCGCGAAGACAGGCCAAACGTTCCTTTCGACAGTGCTGACATTGATACAGCTTTTGAAGATGCCAACGAGCCCGCAACAGAAAAGCTGATGCACTATCTCGAAACTGCCGGGCAAAAGTGTATGGAACTATTAAAGTCCTTTTACTACGATAATCTACCGGTAAAAAAGCTGGCCGACCTGTTTGGCTATACCAGCACCCACTCGGCTACAGTGCAGAAATATAAATGCCTGGAAAAGGTACGCGATACTGTTAAACAAAAATCATTGACTTATGAGGACTTCCTTAAATGA
- a CDS encoding GlxA family transcriptional regulator — protein sequence MQINKQNQLQAVFMIPPKVHLLDITGPAHIFYEAACYGAPVTSLFSSIITNQSESVSSSALAFHQLTPFDQLSLNPGDLVFVPGLDSALLLDNQFIEATRSFQYWLKAQHQKGVTICSVCTGTFLLAAAELLDNRECTTHWKYAERFKQIHPKARLQTNRLFVKEDNIYTSAGVSSGIDLALYLIEQIWGAHFAAQIAKEVVIYFRRTIDDPQLSVFTQYRNHLDDRVHHVQDVLSQSLDRKLSIDELAAEVNMSPRNLTRSFKKTTQITIGEYLDKLRTERAEQLINEGHSLQATALHCGLKSVNSLRQLLNNQHLVGQK from the coding sequence ATGCAAATCAACAAGCAAAATCAATTACAAGCGGTGTTTATGATACCACCCAAAGTGCATTTGCTTGATATTACCGGGCCTGCTCACATTTTTTACGAGGCCGCTTGCTACGGTGCACCGGTAACTTCGCTTTTCAGCAGTATTATTACCAATCAGAGCGAATCTGTGAGCAGCAGTGCATTGGCGTTTCATCAGCTTACACCGTTTGATCAGCTTAGTTTAAATCCCGGTGATCTGGTGTTTGTGCCCGGCCTGGATAGTGCATTATTGCTCGACAATCAGTTTATTGAGGCTACCCGCTCTTTTCAATACTGGCTAAAAGCACAGCATCAAAAAGGTGTAACTATTTGCTCGGTATGCACGGGCACATTTTTACTGGCTGCCGCGGAATTGCTTGATAACCGCGAATGTACCACCCACTGGAAATACGCCGAACGTTTCAAACAAATACATCCCAAAGCCCGGCTGCAAACCAACCGCCTGTTTGTAAAGGAAGATAATATTTACACCAGCGCCGGCGTATCGTCGGGAATTGATCTGGCACTTTATCTTATTGAGCAGATCTGGGGTGCACATTTTGCTGCGCAGATAGCCAAAGAAGTGGTGATCTATTTCCGCAGGACCATTGACGACCCGCAGTTGAGCGTCTTCACCCAATACCGCAACCATTTGGATGACCGGGTCCACCATGTGCAGGATGTTTTATCCCAATCGCTCGATCGTAAATTATCTATTGATGAACTCGCTGCTGAGGTAAATATGAGCCCCCGTAACCTCACCCGTTCGTTTAAGAAAACTACCCAGATAACCATCGGTGAATACCTTGATAAGCTACGCACCGAACGTGCCGAACAACTGATAAACGAAGGGCACTCTTTACAAGCTACAGCATTGCACTGCGGCTTAAAAAGCGTGAACAGTCTGCGGCAATTACTCAATAATCAGCACTTGGTTGGACAGAAATAA
- a CDS encoding carbohydrate-binding family 9-like protein has protein sequence MKSSYRLLLAFTRKVTPGFFLLFSFSSLKAQNVFNGLEPLFTTPKSYVIQHTDAVPNIDGNLDDAAWQKAQWTEDFVDIEGSLKPLPTFRTQVKMLWDDSTLFIAAKLQEPNVWAIQTHHDDIIFKDNDFEIFIDPNNTTHQYDEIEVNAFNKIFDLFLSKSYRNQGNPFIGWDVSGLQSAVKIDGTLNNAGDEDKGWTIEMAIPLKSIRTGFTKTVKEGELWRINFSRVEWDTKVVNGKYVKLTDVKGKNLPEHNWVWSPQGIIDMHYPERWGYLLFTRKENTQFSLPDEESQRQYLWLIYYRQKEYQRKNGKYALALNDLGSNPKQTVKGKDVRLAMQATERQFTATVAIDGQYVILINDEGLIKSTVNK, from the coding sequence TTGAAGTCATCATATCGCCTTTTATTGGCTTTTACGCGAAAAGTTACACCTGGCTTTTTTCTGCTTTTTAGTTTTTCATCATTAAAGGCGCAAAATGTTTTTAATGGTTTAGAACCATTGTTTACCACGCCTAAAAGTTATGTAATACAGCACACCGATGCAGTGCCGAACATTGATGGCAACCTTGATGATGCCGCCTGGCAAAAAGCGCAGTGGACCGAAGATTTTGTTGATATTGAAGGCTCCCTGAAACCTTTGCCCACTTTCCGCACGCAGGTAAAAATGCTTTGGGATGATTCGACCCTGTTTATTGCTGCAAAATTGCAGGAACCAAATGTTTGGGCCATACAAACCCACCATGATGATATTATTTTTAAGGATAACGATTTCGAGATATTTATCGACCCTAATAACACCACACATCAGTATGATGAAATAGAGGTGAATGCTTTTAATAAAATATTCGATCTGTTTTTGTCGAAATCTTATCGTAACCAGGGCAACCCCTTTATAGGTTGGGATGTAAGCGGGCTGCAATCTGCAGTAAAAATTGATGGCACATTAAACAATGCCGGGGATGAAGACAAAGGCTGGACGATAGAAATGGCCATACCATTAAAATCAATCCGTACGGGTTTTACAAAAACGGTTAAAGAAGGTGAATTATGGCGCATCAATTTCTCGCGCGTAGAATGGGATACGAAGGTAGTAAACGGTAAATACGTAAAACTTACAGATGTTAAAGGTAAAAACCTGCCCGAGCATAATTGGGTATGGTCGCCGCAGGGAATTATTGATATGCATTACCCGGAACGTTGGGGATACCTGCTATTTACAAGAAAGGAAAATACACAGTTTAGCCTTCCGGATGAAGAGTCACAACGCCAGTATTTGTGGCTTATCTACTATCGGCAAAAGGAGTATCAGAGAAAGAACGGGAAATATGCGCTTGCTTTAAATGACCTGGGCAGCAACCCCAAACAAACCGTTAAAGGAAAAGATGTGCGCTTAGCAATGCAGGCTACAGAGCGCCAGTTTACCGCAACGGTTGCTATTGATGGGCAGTATGTAATACTGATTAACGATGAAGGGCTTATCAAAAGCACAGTAAATAAATAA